Sequence from the Megalops cyprinoides isolate fMegCyp1 chromosome 4, fMegCyp1.pri, whole genome shotgun sequence genome:
ggagagggcagtagCTGGGATGGTTTgagaaaaacattacatcagGCTAACTGAAATCAAACACCTCATAATAAAGGGCAATGGAACATTTGAGGGAGCAAAGACCATCAGTTACAATAATTgcacatattttgaaatgaactaggtttttaaataaaacaaatttaccTGGTGCCTTCTCAGAGTAATTCTCCCTGGGTGAAACAATTGCAGGCCTGGTATGTTTAGGAGAGATTCAGCCCATTGTTTGCCATTGCATTACTGAATAGATGAGTAAGTCTGCAAGATTGGTTGtcataacattttacagtagTTGATACTGATTAcgtatgtactgtacatgtatgttattgtaatcaaaatattttaggGCAGCTAGCATGCAGCACAGAATCTccatatatttgttttcattaatgtggCTGACTTCAACCTGGCAAAGACAGGAAGTCATGGACACAACATCTCTGGCCAGTGTGCAACCATCTAAGTCACAGAACAACAAGGAGGCAATATCATCATGTGCCACCATATTGGAGAATGGTGAGGCAATGAAATGATATTACTCAGGAGTCATACCTGAAGGCTTCTCCCTAGGTGCATGGCCAATGAGGATATTCAGCATGAGTCACCTTTGAAAATGTAGccatacatacaatacaatgtaatgtgttgATCACTGTTTAATTTGACTTTTATGTTGTTATGGCTATAAATTTTTGAGAACTCTAACGAGTCTGTGGCTGGGTTTTCAAGAAAAATCTCTGGCTTTGGTACAAGTATTAATGATTAagaatgattaaatgattacaAAGAAAGATCACTGGTCAATGCTTTAGCTAACTGATCCATCTGATCCCTTTCTTAGTCATTGCTGTCCTATTCGACAGTGTTTTGCTTTACACCAAATCTATTCAGAAGCAAACAGCAGTATGCCCTCAGCTACAGTCCAAATTCAGCATGGGTATCTCTTGGGAGTATGTTGCTCAGAGAGGGGCTGGGTGGATGGTGGCTGAACTTAATATCACATTCCCATATGACGGACGACCTGTCAGTAGACAAGCACTTCACTAAGTCTGCAGGCTTTGATGAAATGTCAGGCTGGACATCCCAGGACTTGGATACAGTTCCCCTGTGGGAGACTGATCTTACAGCGGCTGGACACTACAATCCTTTTCCAACAGGAAGTGTCAGATATTACACTTTCCCAGTAGTGTTGCATGGTAAATATCCCTTCTGCATGCACGCTGGAGAGAGTAAGAGCTGTCATAGCAGTACCATCAACCTTGAATTTGGATCAATATCTGACACTGAGACAGAACTGTAGCTGGGTTACATTAGGACAGAGCATACATTTTGTTCTGACACCCTCTGACACCCATACTGTGCACTGTCCTCCAGGGCAATAGCTAAACCTTTGTTTAACTGCCTTCAAGCTGTCCTGTAATTGTAAATCATCTGTGCATctcagttttcaaaaataatatttctctTGTAGGCTATCACATTATTCACTCTGTTGCCCCACTAGCATTGGTCTGAACCACACTATTATGTGAGATTTTTTTACATGATGtaatctgtctgtgtgtttgtgtgtgtgtgtgtgtgtgtgtgtgtgtgtgtgtgtgtgtgtgtgtgtgtgtgtgtgtgtgcgcgcattgcattgttacattgttactAGACTAACCTCATGGTAAATGtaacaatttcattttacagatttCTACAAGTTAATCTTTTTGACTTCTTGTTTGATTGCTACCCTCACTGCTATATTAAAATATCtctttagctttttttttgaaatcatcataatcatattATCAATCATAATTCTagaaagacagaggggaaaaggtTCGTTTACATTAAAAATCTGACAGTTATTCACATTGCTAGttatgtttatttgcatatactGCCATCCTGTGGTGAAAAAGGATAATAACGAATATCTTGTAAATACAGTCTTTCGTtgcaaaatcaaatgttttagCTGGTTTTATTCAATACATAAATGAGCAAATAACgttttacataaaatatgcattgcTGTAAGTGTTGGTGCAGCACTGCAAACTACAAGTCGGCCTTGAAGTTGGCAAACAAATTGGTGACCATCAGGGGCGTCAAAGAGGCAGTTACACGACACTTTGTTTGTTACCTTGGAAACGAGAACAGTGTGCAGTTTGGACCCAGCAATAGTACAAACAAATTCAGCAAAACTATAGCCTGTCTCTACCAGCTGGCtgaccacaaacacaacagaagaaaaaatgacCGTCAATCTAAATGACTACTTTCGAATGTTCTACGAAGATCAACTACGAgtgtgagtttttttccccctgtgcaTTCAGAGTAACTTTAGGCTACATACCGACAGAGGATGGACATACAGTAGTCGCTGTAATAGTGATCCTTTGCTATTACCGTAGGACATACTACATAAATTGCTACATCATTGTAAACTTTccttaatttctttttatgcACGCACCTGAAACTCCTGGTTACTTTTCATATGGTCACAGAgtattgttaaatgtgtttatttataaataaataaaaactagtaaactttttaaatacaaaaaaaacttgCTAATTTACGTGATTTTTCACTCCAtataatgattttaatgaagAAAGATTCCACTGCCGGAGGAAGGGCTGGTGACTAGAGCCGCTCGATTGTTGCAGAAGAGGGAGGAATTGGAAGAAGTGGAACGATCGTTGACTGCACAGAAAGAGGTTCTCGTACTTTCACTGTAGTACTGATCAAAGTTACAGGAATTAGTGGACATATTATCAGCTTTAAATAGGCTTCATTCGAGCGTCATTCGAAGCTGAATTTGTTCAGTATTCTGAGAACGACTAACATGGGTTTAATGCAAACTGAGAAATATTGTCAACGTGTTCATCCATTGTTGATAGTTATTTGTTCGGCTGATGACGGAGCAGCAGCTACATcatctacagaaaaaaaaaaaaatcataatgagTGTACACAACTAAGTGCAATCAGTGCCTTGTTCATTGGCTACAGGAGTTCCAAATGAGAATGGAGAGGTTGCGACAGCGCAGGGCGGAGCTAGCAGTCAAagaggagcagctgaaggagtCCCTGCTCAAATTTGACAAATTTGTCAAAGTAAGTTTGATTCAAACTTGGAGTAAAATTTCACGAACAGATGGgacctttgtgttttttggtcTACTCACAAAACGTGATCCTTTTCACGCTGATATCAACgcaaaatgtgtacatttaaacttgtaaatcattacatttatttggtgGCTATAAAGTAACTACGTCTGATTTACTTCAGGAGGTTCTACATAGAAACTAGAATTTGGCAGACAGCTGGCAAATTCAATTCAGTATCTCCAAATATAAAGCTTGCATATGGGAAATAATCAGGATTATTTAAGTGGAATAGTTGGAGATAAGATTAGGGTAAATGTTACTGCTAAAAACTGTATATACCTTGACACATATAAAGGTTTTCATGTTACTATTCAAGCTGCAATCTGGGAAGCAATGAAGTTCTGTTTAAATAATAGAGCAGAGCCTGGAATGCTtggtctctttctttctccgtGCAGTGTGAATGCTTGCTCTTAAGTGGTATCAATTGTGAGCAAAAAacagtctgtcagtgtcgtTGTAGGAGAATGACTCCAAGTGTAATCGGGCCAAGAAGAAAGCATGTGCTGATAAGGAGCTAGTGCGGCAGAAGGAGCAGGAGATTGAGTGTCTGGAGAAGGAGATTGCTGTCCTGATGGCCAGAAAAGAGATGCTGCAGGAGAGAGTGCAGAGGAAAGCTGTCTACTGGGAGTTCTTAACTAATGTCATTAAGAGATCTAAGAAGGTGAGAAAATTTGGTGACAACTTTTGTCTTCTGCACCAGTCATTCTCAGAAGTGTAAAACAGGCAGATCTTAGAACAGAATGTCCCTTTCCCATATTTTGATTTCAGGGAATTTAGGGTACAAATTGATGTCTGAACAAACATCACTTATGCTCCACATATAACATGACAAGATTGTGTTTCAGTAGTAGAGGTGAATAACATGAACATCGTAGATGCGTATTTTTGTAGCATTTCTAACACAATGTAGTGTGTGCTCAGCTATCCTCAGCACCCTTGATATGAATATGACTGTATTTTTGCTGCATCTAAATGTTAGTAAATTTCTTGAATAATTATCCATGGATAAAATATGTCCTCTATCTAGTCCCTGCAATTTATTTTAGTTACCTTTGTGGTCCCACTTTGCTGGTATACCTGTGGTATGTTgttcttgattttattgtacCTGCAGTTTGCTTCCTAATGAGTAAGACCTAATCAAAAGTCAAAATATACAAGACATGCCGAGTCAGTGCAGGTAAATAAAGGTATCTCTAGCTACGCCTATGGTATGCACCTGTGTAAACAGATCATTTAGTATGATTGCTCTTTCATGTCAAATAACCCTTGAGAGATCAACCCTAACTAGCTGGAAGAAGGACACTGATCTTAAACACTGTGTCCTGCCCTAAAAAGGGgtaccaaaatatattttgaaaccaaaataaaggcaaaaattaaccaaaataataatacGAAACTAGCATGAAGAATTTAAGcgaaaacaaaaatgtgaatcTTGCGGTGACACCGATGTTGAGGCACCCTGGACAGGAAACAAGAAGGCCTTCAATAGGCCTGGCCTCAGGTGCACGTGTGATCCACATCAGGcaagtcagctggagcccgaaCAACTCTGCCTAGGATCGGACCCACGCAACCAGACATGGacgctgcagaaaaaaaagaacaacaacaaaaaaaagcgAAATGACCAGAGCGCGTAACAGTCCCCCCTTTGGTGTCTGCAGTTTGAGGAAATCAGAGAGCTGCTGGGCCGCTTCGACACCCTGCTAGCCACGCGAGAGCAGCTGCTGGTGAAGGAGAGCGAGGGGCAGGAACATTTCGAGGCTCAGCGGCTGAGGCTGCGTCGCTTCGTGGAAGAGCAGAGCAATCTCGTTCTGCATCGCAACAACCAGCTGTCAGCTCTGCAGACCCAGCTGGACCAGGCTCGATCGCTGGCCTTCAAGTGGGTATGTCAGCCTCCTTCAGCATAGATAGTACATCATTACTGAGCTACAAATGATCAAGACAAAGCTGGTGAAACCAGAGCTCTGTTCCTCTTTGGGTGAGCAGGAGACCACATGGAACCATATCCAGTCGACGGCAGCGAAGGAGACGCTCCTGCTAGGACAGATAAAGGTGGTGACCCTCAACCTCTTCTACATGATGGGTGGGAAAACAGCCCAGGACAAGGGAGtacctattgatgacactgtgGAGCAACTCGAAAGAGTGAGTAGGAGTCTATAAAGGCAGAAGTGCAGTCACAATGGCTGCATTTTGTGTTTCCtccattttacatatttccaCAATATTGTAAGGATCTTGCTCATGTGGTAATTCCACTTCTGTGACTATTGGcatttacacatgcaaaaatgtgcaaattctGTACTTTTGCACTAGTAATTTAGCTACAAGTGCAAAAACTATCAAATGGAATGAAAAGTCTCCTCTCCTACAATGCCTAaggttttcagtctgtgtgttaTTAGTTGAAGTTATGCAAGGACCACATAATAAATCCTTATCGCTTCAAAAGTAAGCTTCATATTAATACATATCAATCACCCTTAGGTAGATCACTTCATTGTGTCAAATGCAGCAACACAAGTGAACCAGTGGGACTTCTACCTAGCTAAATACCTGTTTCTTTAGTCCACACATCCCAAACTGACCACGTTCCAGTTCTGACAGTGCAAAAGCCCCACATGATTGTCAGATTTAAACAACATTGCATTGTTCAAATCTGTCTATAACAAATTATCAAGTGAATTGCTTTGATGGATATACCCAGCTTAAGAGGGAACATTTATGTTATACTGCTTTCACCAGATCCGGCTCTTCATTCAGGACAAGGCTGACATTGTGAGTGATCTGAGAGCGACCAATCCTGACCAACATGCAAACACCAACATGAAGTAAAGAGGTAAGAGCCAAACGTACTGCAGGCCTGCAAATGAACAGGATCAGAATTCAGACAGTGGTGGGGCTCCCAAGCGGCTCAGTCTTCTGAGGCAGTCAAACCAACCGCAGGCTTAGTCCTACCACTCAGATCTGGGATGGAGCCTAAGCTGTGTCATTTACCAACAATGACCTGACTGCAGCAGTAGAATGCAGTTGGTCTTGTTCCATTGGGGTAACGTGGGTTTCGTCAGCCAGGGCTCCCCTGTTGTACCCTGCAACTTGTTGAACCTATAAATCCCTCAGATCATGTCAGGGAGATGTGTCTATCCTCTGTTTGATGTTCAATCTCCTGGTGCACaatgggacttgtagtgtgtaaaatgttgctTTTGGCATGCAAGCCTATCTCAAAATTTTGTTTGGTGGCCCTCATCACTCTTGTGCAATTTGTAATGTTGTAAGAAGGTATCATGATACTTGTATCATGATACTTCAGAGAGAGGtatttttgtactttaaaaATACTCAAATTACTTCCTGGTCTCTCTTTCATTCCCCCCATGATAGACCTATCATTTTTTGTGAGGTCTCTTTGATGTTCCACTTGTGTTTCGTAGTCTAGTACTGTGATTCATTCTTTCACTTGTCATTTTTTGAACcagaaatactgtacatctcCCAGACAGTCAGCTCTCTGTGTTGTGAGGTAGCACAGTAGTTGTAAGCAAGGATGTAAATCTGTCGAGGTGGAAGGCGTAGCTAGCGAGTTAATACTGATTTTCAACCATTGTAGttgtaaaagcaaaaaaaaaatattaggaTTGCAGCATGTTGTTAACATTTGGCATTGAGCATTTCATATGCTCAGTACTTTTAGTCTCACACTTCAGGCTAGATAACGTAATCACTTGGTTATGCTGCCATCATTTCTAGCTAGGTAAACAGAACACCACCTTGTACGTTCTCACTTGATTCTTCCCTTTGAGAAGAACTGACAGTTATGCAAAGTTGACTCCCTATACATTTCAATATAATATCAATTGTTCACTTGATGCTTCCTGAGAAATGTATTcttcaaaattttgttttgatacattttttcatatcagtatttttttttttacattattttgtacCCATAGGggttttttccacattgtattaaaatacattatgatGCAGTTTTGCCCATCtctaatttttgtttttctgtaattaaaGGGATAATTTCACCTCCTCAGAGATGAATTCAGGAATCGGGGTGGATGTGTACAGCAGGTGAAAAAGGAAAGCTGACATTCATCATCCACTTTCATCAGATGTCTTGCTCTGGATATTGTGACAGTATTACTGGAGCCTGCAGTTTTACCACCAAAGATTAGTTGCAAATGCCAGTTGAGTGCATTGATCGCATCAAACCTAACGGCATGAAATTTTAAAGTatctacagagagaggagtaagggatttgttttttttcccccaattctCAGTCCTTACCTTTACTAGGTTTACAGTGTTCTGTGCCAGGGTGATGCAATAGGGTGTCGCCATATTTTGTGAATGGGGTCCTATGGGCAATCTGAAATGTAATACTAtgatatataaaaattataattgTCACATCTATAATCACGATGATGATACATAAAACCTCTGTTTTCTATGATATGCACAAAATAGCCATATGCTGTATGTTCTGGTTACCCAATCAACCATATTCCTGAAGGCTACTGATCtgatttacttaaaaaaaaaaaaacttaaaagttcatttttccAAATTCAAAAGATGGAACACACATTGCATACATGAAGAGCATGAAGGCTTGTATTATATGATTCTGTCAAAAAGTGGCCATGTGCCATCTCcatttgaaaacattacaaaatcattCCTTGGGTCAGTGCCAATGTCTGTCTAAACTATAACTGTTTTTCACAGCTACACTGTGGTACTGAATGCAGATACATATCAGTGTGACTCCAGACAGTGGAAGCCTTATATTATCATGTCCTGCTGCACTCAACTGGGTCAAAGATGATTCTGGCCTTTGGAAAATTGGCCAGATCTCTTGGTGAAGCTGGTGTGTAATGTTGCACATGTTGAGTCAAATGCAGCATTTGATCTTTGTCAGTGCACCCCTGAGATCAGATAACCTAAAATGCCAGTTTTAAGAAATTGTGAGAAAATGGATGACCTGTATtgtttgtaaaacaaataaatattgttttaaaataaaaaaaaaatctaattcaaTTTCAGACACACATGCCTCTGTTCCCTTATTATATCCTGAAGAACTAATCAAAAGTTCATGCTAGTACAGAATACCATaatttttacaatacattttagaataaaatgcTTAGTTCACATGGATGGAAATTTGGCATCCGTACCTGTATATAGAAGAAAAGAGTTGTAAAAACAATTCACTGGGGATGCACTAAGTTCCCACTGTTGTTACGGCCAGACTGCTGCCAAAGGCGACTACAGACAGTCACAGGACAGTTAGCAGGATAAAAACTCCGCACAAGTAAATCATCCCAGCTACTCACACTTAAGTGTTTGGTCCAGCTGGACAGACGACGCAGCGGCGAAGAGTTGCAAGGTTTTAGCTGGCTAGATAGTATTTGTATGGGTCAGAGGAAAAGATTTCAAAGCCTAGGTGAAGAGTTAGGGGTGCACAAGAATTtcagaaagagtggtttgagagggggaagaaggtaatgtggagCGGAGAGAAGATGAGTTCTGGAGTAtggtgcgcaaaagaatgaaataaaatggtggGGGCCAGTTGGACTGGCTCCACtgtcctacccaaaacaacaaaacaaaactataaaataaaacgCGTCACCGTTTCGCGGACTTTACAAACTGGGTTGCACTTAAATTCTGTTTAAGAGAATGGCTAGTTTGGCACAATACACCACACTGGCACTCACAATAATCCCCAACGACTGCGCTTACTGCCATAGCAATTTAAAatacctgaggtgcacacctttatgcacccgtgaccctgacgtcacgtgacccataacccctactCTCGTGCATCCTTTACCTGATGTCATGTGACATACCCGTAACACTGTACACAACCAAAAGTAATGCACCCCTAGCAAACTTTCTTCCCATTGAAAATAATCATGATTGTCTGatgggaaaataaacacattaatcaCATTATTCACATTACCATTTCTATTCACATTATTGTTATCACAATGctattttaaatggtaaaaatgttcaattttGGATGCccttatttaaaaatgtctggaTAGCTGTCTTTTGTCAATTACGTATTCGCAATTGCAGTTACACTCCTTGATAGGACCTTGGTAATCCATAACTAAGCTAACagagcacaggagcacagattggaaaaaaataacaactgaGAGAGTACATGATActgtattttcctttccttgtcAGTGATGTAAATTTTGGGGGCGATAAAAAATTAATGTACAGGCACATACACTGGGTCAAAAGATATAGCGGAGACATTGGTATATATGTTCTTAATCTCTGACCTCTGAAAAGTACATTTCACCCCTTTCACTCTGTATTTTTCCAGCATTAAGGTTTCTATACAGCATATACTGTTGGTGAATTGGTTGGTGAATCTATATCATAAAATGACAGACAAGTTAAGTTGATTTCATATATTTGAGAGAAGAAACAGATCAGCAATAACGTCAGATTACAATGCACCAATCAATCAATGTTCATCATTAGAACTGTCATGTTCATGGATATGTATAaccatttttaatgattatATGCTTAATCAAAACAATCAAGCCAATGATTAGTGGCTGATCATTAACATCAATGAATGGCATGATTTACTCATACTCAGTGTCCATGATACTCAGTTATCACGAAGTAAATGCACCAGTGGGAAATAATTCTTGTAAATTAGCAGCAAATCTACACAGATCTACACCAGTATAAAGAACAGATCACATTACTGGATTTATACAGCAGCCATGTTATTCCTAGATATGCATTTCAGTAATTGCATTCAGCACAGAAAAGTTCCCAGTGTCATCCATTTAGGCTGAAATATAATTTGAACATATGAACTACTACAGCATTACATTCAAGTGTAATTCATCCTTGACACTGTCGGGAGTGAAggtttataattttaaaatcctTGTTCAACCACCCAGGTCACACTCTCCTGCTGAGTTCTCCTATGGGCTATGTACCATATAATATGGACAAACTATGGCAAGAAAATTTGGTTTAATGGTAGAAAACTACcaaaatttcataaaatttgGGTTCTTCTCTTTTATATAGGATTTTACCTGTCAAGCCTGATTTTAGTGGGTGGTGACCTATGACACAATTACATGTAAACTATATTCCCACAAGTGTGTATACCTTTGATGTGATCGGTGTAACTCTACGCGTTCTTATACATTAagcacagaaagaaataaaattcaacaaaagaaaataatcccATTTTTCCAGCCAAAGTGTCTTGGGAAAATTGTTAGTGAGGGCAGCCAAATGCAATTCATTTGCTCTTCTTTCCTTTACCTTTCTTGCCCTTTTTGCCCTTGCTCTTGCCCTTCATTGCCTTGCGAACCTTAAAGCCTCTCCAGTAAGCCTGGATAACAACTGCATTCTGGTGCATAATGACTagttccctctcctcctcctccctctgctcctgagccagtctcctctcctccatgaTCTGGCTGTACTCCAGCTCCAGCACTGCGTAGTGCTCTTCTAGGTCCCgcagctcctctgtctcttgTGTGTAGAACGtggacagctcctccagctctgtctgtAGGCATATAGATACCACATGATCAGACTGCATAATCCAAAGCCTACTCTGATGCATCTGAAAATCTACATACGTTAGATAGGATGGATGGGGCTATGCTTTTAATAAATGTCAcagtctgaatgaaaacaattaaGAGAAGTTTTAGATATATGCAATTAATAAAGTTGATATTGTTTCAATGCCAAGGTTTTTAAATTGCCTATAATTCTTATAATTAAGGACTTTCAACCAAGTACTAAGAATGATCAtttgtccaattacttttgagcccctgaaaatggggggactatgtataaaaattgctATAATTCTTTAATGGTGTACTgtatatgatatttttgtaaaacCCCTTGAATTAAGGCTGAATGTCTGCACTTCAGTCACatcttgattgcttcatttcaaatccactgTGATGGCATACAGAgccaaaataatgaaaattgtggcactgtccaaatacttatTAATACTTACTAACTGTACATGTGAGTAACTTGCCATTTTTTGCCTGGGAACActgctcattaaaaatgttattttatttagcaaCTTGAATGAATTCCAATTCACCTCATGCCCAGAGTATTCAGTTCTTTGAAAGCGAAATGTTTAATTGCAAGAGAATTCTAATTTCAAAGCAACAGGTAGCAAGGTAGATGACATAGGTTATTATAAAATTATGAAATCCTTTGAAGGTCCATAATGTGCTGATAAGAGTTCTCTTATTCTGGGATATAGTGTCAGAATTTATTTAACCACAACCaaagatgaaaaattaaactCAGTTAATTGCTTGTCATATATATGCTGAATTTGGCTGTATTTTTCACCTGTTTTTCTTCCATGTCTGTATCATACTTCTGGATCCAgttctcagtctcagtctccACCTTGTTCTTCTTctgataaattaaaacacagcaatggaatattttagtttttcacATCCCTGGGAAGTAGCATGGCAATGTTCAgtaataaatgatgaaaagagaaaaaataacaacaaacataACTAGCAGAGGggtttccatttacatttttccaaaatgacTCAGGGCAAAAGAAGAAAGTCaatcctgaaaaatgaaaatgacatcttAGCCCAGAGTTTGTTGGTTGGaatggaaatatttatgaaatatgtgaTTGTGcatctaaaaagaaaaaagtacatattGGATATAATTGGATTTATATAAACATGTTCTACTTTAATCTCAGTACCACTGTGTCAAGCAAATTTAGATTGTTCAAAACTAATGTATTTTATTCCAGTTATTCACATCCCTGTTAGTTTTTTAAATCCTCTTCTGGCATTGATTAAAAGACACTTTCTGTGGAAATTTTATGTGGGTGGGATTTTTGACCATCTCCCTTGGCACAATTGCTCTGGATCCTTCAGATATTGTGGTTTTCATTGATTCTGAACTGCAAATATTTGATTGAACCAGGATCTGGAGATTGGGATGATCAGTTGAGAACACTCATTTTGTGCTCTGTTAACCAGTTGTTTACACATTTGGATTAATATCGTAGATGAATACTTTCATTTcggaatgtccattttcagccaagtttgagcttcttggcagagggTG
This genomic interval carries:
- the cfap73 gene encoding coiled-coil domain-containing protein 42 homolog, whose product is MTVNLNDYFRMFYEDQLRVKIPLPEEGLVTRAARLLQKREELEEVERSLTAQKEEFQMRMERLRQRRAELAVKEEQLKESLLKFDKFVKENDSKCNRAKKKACADKELVRQKEQEIECLEKEIAVLMARKEMLQERVQRKAVYWEFLTNVIKRSKKFEEIRELLGRFDTLLATREQLLVKESEGQEHFEAQRLRLRRFVEEQSNLVLHRNNQLSALQTQLDQARSLAFKWETTWNHIQSTAAKETLLLGQIKVVTLNLFYMMGGKTAQDKGVPIDDTVEQLERIRLFIQDKADIVSDLRATNPDQHANTNMK